A stretch of Pseudomonas sp. CCC3.1 DNA encodes these proteins:
- a CDS encoding TonB-dependent receptor produces MHNTPGVPHTLAQSIRAATPRRAHLGWLLAGLTVLPLPGAFAADSADTEPTLKSVTVTATRREESLQKVPVAVTVLDGEQLERDNRTSVSSIVQQVPSLNFRTGASNKDTSLFVRGVGTISTSPGVEPTVATVIDGVVYARPGQSTLDLLDLDRIEVLRGPQGTLFGKNASAGVLNITSKAPTAETHGYIDQSYYSGNESRTRFGIGGSLIPHTLKGSFTALVGSYDGNVDNVNNGQEVNGYNHKGARGKLEFTPNDDVKFTLIADYMQSHDDAPNGVVTQSLAPTFTGALNPVNPSSDNRKINTDTRTHVNDTNKGVSGQLDWNLGDYTLTSITAWRGWDNTQYQDGDRLSSVTAAFPGTADKGDLSFDQYSQEVRLASPKGEFLEYVGGLFYMHGKDDETYQRTLTTTTRVDRGIANYSTTSDSYAVFGESTLNFTSRFRGIAGLRYTHDRLEYDHSRVSTSATAVSGINPATSSSGSVDEDGWSGRLGVQYDLSEAVTTYLTYSRGYKGPAYNVFFNMQPRDTQALKPETSNNWELGIKTSTWNNRLTANLAIFHSDYDNYQANFYDTVAGQVVTRLINAGSVSTEGVELDYALQATQQLKLSGALAYTRARIDEFACPAGAAASCNVNGKTLPFSPDWKTYVRADYTIPLDNGLDIELGTDYGWQSEVQYDISQNPNTKQGAYGIWNASVALADYSNGWRVSVLGKNLANTSYSPLLASGGNYIYRAVPRDDERYFGIQLRKDF; encoded by the coding sequence ATGCACAACACTCCTGGGGTCCCACACACACTGGCGCAGTCAATCCGCGCCGCCACGCCACGTCGCGCCCATTTGGGCTGGCTGCTCGCCGGGCTGACGGTGCTGCCATTGCCGGGCGCATTTGCCGCTGACAGTGCCGACACCGAGCCAACACTCAAATCTGTGACAGTCACCGCGACCCGCCGCGAAGAATCGCTGCAAAAAGTTCCGGTCGCCGTAACAGTGCTGGATGGCGAGCAACTTGAACGCGATAACCGCACCAGCGTGTCAAGCATCGTCCAGCAAGTGCCGTCGCTGAATTTTCGAACCGGCGCGTCGAACAAGGACACTTCGCTGTTCGTTCGCGGGGTCGGCACGATTTCTACGTCGCCGGGTGTTGAACCGACTGTGGCCACCGTGATCGACGGCGTGGTGTATGCCCGCCCCGGTCAGTCAACCCTGGACCTGCTCGACCTCGACCGGATTGAAGTACTGCGCGGCCCTCAAGGCACGCTGTTCGGCAAAAACGCCTCGGCCGGGGTGCTCAACATCACCAGTAAAGCGCCTACCGCCGAGACCCACGGCTACATTGATCAGTCGTACTACAGCGGCAACGAAAGCCGCACCCGCTTCGGGATTGGCGGCAGTTTGATCCCCCACACCCTGAAAGGCTCATTCACCGCACTGGTCGGCAGTTATGACGGCAACGTCGACAACGTCAACAACGGCCAGGAGGTCAACGGCTACAACCACAAGGGCGCCCGCGGCAAGCTGGAATTCACGCCCAACGACGACGTGAAATTCACCCTGATCGCCGACTACATGCAGTCTCACGATGACGCGCCCAATGGCGTGGTGACCCAGTCGCTGGCCCCGACCTTCACGGGCGCCCTTAATCCGGTGAATCCATCGAGCGACAATCGCAAGATCAACACCGACACCCGCACCCACGTCAACGACACCAACAAAGGGGTTTCCGGCCAGTTGGACTGGAATCTGGGGGATTACACCCTGACCTCGATCACCGCCTGGCGCGGCTGGGACAATACTCAGTATCAGGATGGCGACCGTCTGAGCAGCGTCACCGCCGCCTTCCCCGGCACCGCCGACAAAGGTGATCTGTCGTTCGATCAGTACTCACAGGAAGTCCGCCTGGCCTCGCCCAAAGGTGAGTTTCTGGAGTACGTCGGCGGGCTGTTCTACATGCACGGCAAAGACGATGAAACTTACCAGCGCACGCTGACCACCACCACGCGCGTGGACCGAGGCATTGCCAACTACAGCACCACCAGCGACAGCTATGCGGTGTTTGGTGAAAGCACGCTGAACTTTACCTCACGCTTTCGCGGCATCGCCGGCCTGCGCTACACCCATGACCGGCTGGAGTATGACCACAGCCGGGTCTCGACCTCGGCTACGGCGGTCAGCGGCATCAACCCCGCCACCAGCAGTTCCGGCTCGGTTGATGAAGACGGCTGGTCCGGACGTCTTGGCGTTCAGTACGACCTGAGCGAAGCAGTGACCACGTACCTGACTTACTCGCGCGGCTATAAAGGTCCGGCCTACAACGTGTTCTTCAACATGCAGCCACGCGACACCCAGGCCTTGAAGCCCGAAACCTCCAATAACTGGGAACTGGGGATCAAAACCAGCACCTGGAACAATCGCCTGACGGCCAACCTCGCCATCTTCCACAGTGATTACGACAACTACCAGGCCAACTTCTACGACACCGTTGCCGGGCAAGTGGTGACTCGCTTGATCAACGCAGGCAGTGTCAGCACTGAGGGTGTCGAACTGGATTACGCCCTGCAGGCCACCCAACAACTGAAGCTCTCAGGGGCCCTGGCCTACACCCGCGCCCGGATCGATGAATTTGCCTGCCCTGCCGGTGCGGCTGCCTCGTGCAACGTCAACGGCAAGACCCTGCCCTTCAGCCCGGACTGGAAAACCTACGTGCGCGCTGACTACACCATCCCTCTGGACAACGGCCTGGACATCGAACTGGGTACAGACTATGGCTGGCAAAGCGAAGTGCAATACGACATCAGCCAGAACCCCAACACCAAACAAGGCGCCTACGGCATCTGGAATGCCAGCGTTGCTCTGGCCGACTACAGCAACGGCTGGCGGGTGTCGGTGCTGGGCAAAAACCTGGCGAACACGTCGTACTCGCCCCTGCTGGCCAGCGGTGGCAACTATATCTACCGTGCGGTACCACGCGATGACGAACGTTACTTCGGCATTCAACTGCGCAAGGACTTTTAA
- a CDS encoding LacI family DNA-binding transcriptional regulator, protein MDKDKPRKRRGAGRITLNAVARAADVSAITVSRYFNQPEQVSPERRARIAAVVAELGYVPNLVAGGLASARGKIVGMVIPNISGPIFADTIQGFSDTLSRHGYQLLLASSYFSVEQEENAVRAFLGWSPAALVLTSHFHSPATEKMIAETDIPIIETWDYQPEREPMQIGFSHYEVGVAAARYLHDKGCRRIAFVQNSAPGDFSALERRDGYAVTVRELGLQPWVFAPDANRAPFDAGKQAMQALMSGSSRPDAIIFANDNLAAGGLLAGQRAGLNIPGDCAVLGFGDYPFAGMLLPSLSTIKPPALEIGVLAATRVLQSLGVLSIEGHVQRLNLLDCRVIERESA, encoded by the coding sequence ATGGATAAGGACAAACCCCGTAAACGACGTGGAGCAGGGCGGATCACTCTGAACGCCGTAGCGCGTGCAGCCGATGTGTCGGCGATCACTGTGTCGCGTTATTTCAACCAGCCGGAACAGGTCTCGCCTGAGCGCCGCGCGCGCATTGCTGCGGTGGTTGCCGAGCTTGGGTATGTGCCAAACCTGGTGGCCGGTGGTTTGGCCTCGGCGCGGGGCAAGATTGTCGGCATGGTTATCCCGAACATTTCCGGGCCGATCTTTGCCGATACCATTCAAGGGTTCAGCGACACCTTGAGCCGTCATGGCTATCAACTGTTGCTTGCTTCGAGTTACTTCAGCGTCGAGCAGGAAGAAAACGCGGTGCGGGCATTTCTTGGGTGGTCTCCGGCGGCGCTGGTATTGACCAGCCATTTTCACAGCCCTGCGACTGAAAAAATGATCGCCGAGACTGACATCCCGATCATTGAAACCTGGGACTACCAGCCCGAGCGCGAGCCGATGCAGATCGGGTTTTCGCATTACGAGGTGGGGGTTGCGGCGGCGCGTTACCTGCATGACAAGGGTTGTCGGCGCATTGCTTTTGTGCAGAACAGTGCGCCGGGGGATTTCAGCGCGCTGGAGCGCCGCGATGGCTACGCGGTCACCGTTCGTGAGTTGGGGCTCCAACCTTGGGTGTTTGCCCCGGACGCGAATCGAGCGCCTTTCGATGCGGGCAAACAGGCCATGCAAGCGCTGATGAGCGGCTCGTCGCGCCCGGACGCGATCATCTTTGCCAACGATAACCTGGCGGCCGGCGGCTTGCTGGCGGGGCAGCGGGCGGGTTTAAACATACCGGGTGATTGCGCGGTGCTGGGGTTTGGGGATTACCCGTTTGCCGGCATGTTGCTGCCGAGCTTGAGCACCATCAAACCGCCTGCGCTGGAGATCGGCGTACTGGCCGCTACCCGCGTGCTGCAAAGCCTTGGCGTATTGTCGATAGAAGGGCACGTGCAACGGCTCAATCTGCTGGATTGCCGTGTGATCGAGCGCGAAAGCGCGTAG
- the ssuD gene encoding FMNH2-dependent alkanesulfonate monooxygenase: MDVFWFLPTHGDGHYLGTTKGARPVTLNYLKQVAQAADDLGYHGVLIPTGRSCEDSWVIASALVPLTERLRYLVAIRPGIISPTVSARMAATLDRLSGGRVLINVVTGGDPDENRGDGSFLDHSERYEVTDEFLKIWRRVLQGESVDFEGKHLRVQNAKALYPPVQKPYPPLYFGGSSEAAHALAAEQVDVYLTWGEPPAAVAEKIADVRERAARLGRTVRFGIRLHVIVRETEQEAWKAADTLIEHISDETIAAAQKSFSRFDSEGQRRMAALHDGRRDNLEISPNLWAGVGLVRGGAGTALVGNPQQVAARIKEYADLGIESFIFSGYPHLEEAYRFAELVFPLLPEPYASLAGRGITNLTGPFGEMIANDVLPGQAK; encoded by the coding sequence ATGGATGTGTTCTGGTTCCTTCCTACTCACGGCGACGGCCACTATCTGGGCACCACCAAAGGCGCTCGCCCGGTCACGCTCAACTACCTCAAACAAGTGGCGCAAGCCGCCGATGACCTGGGCTACCACGGCGTCCTCATCCCTACGGGGCGCTCGTGCGAAGACTCGTGGGTCATCGCCTCGGCCCTGGTGCCGCTGACTGAACGCCTGCGCTATCTGGTGGCGATTCGTCCGGGGATAATTTCGCCGACCGTCTCGGCGCGCATGGCCGCCACCCTGGACCGACTGTCCGGTGGGCGCGTGCTGATCAATGTGGTGACCGGCGGTGACCCGGATGAAAACCGGGGTGACGGCAGCTTCCTCGATCACAGCGAACGCTACGAAGTGACCGACGAGTTTCTGAAAATCTGGCGTCGGGTATTACAAGGCGAATCGGTGGATTTCGAAGGCAAGCACCTGCGCGTACAGAACGCCAAGGCCTTGTACCCGCCGGTGCAAAAACCCTACCCGCCGCTTTACTTCGGCGGCTCATCCGAAGCGGCCCACGCACTGGCAGCCGAACAGGTGGACGTGTACCTGACCTGGGGCGAGCCGCCAGCCGCGGTGGCCGAAAAAATCGCTGATGTGCGTGAACGCGCCGCCCGCTTGGGCCGCACCGTACGCTTCGGGATTCGCCTGCACGTGATCGTGCGCGAAACTGAACAAGAAGCCTGGAAAGCGGCCGACACCCTGATCGAACACATCAGCGACGAAACCATCGCGGCGGCGCAAAAGTCGTTCTCGCGCTTTGACTCTGAAGGCCAGCGGCGCATGGCGGCACTGCACGACGGGCGCCGTGACAACCTGGAAATCTCGCCTAACTTGTGGGCGGGCGTTGGTTTGGTTCGCGGCGGCGCCGGTACGGCGCTGGTGGGTAATCCGCAACAAGTGGCGGCACGCATCAAGGAATACGCAGACTTGGGCATCGAGAGCTTCATCTTCTCTGGCTACCCGCACCTGGAAGAAGCCTACCGCTTCGCCGAACTGGTGTTCCCGTTACTGCCTGAACCCTACGCCAGCCTGGCGGGTCGCGGCATCACCAACCTGACCGGGCCATTTGGCGAAATGATCGCCAACGACGTATTGCCGGGCCAGGCGAAATAA
- the msuE gene encoding FMN reductase: protein MPNALQVVVVSGGAYSPSRTLVLAKAIVDELQTRLTLETRLIELGSIARQLGGALSRQELSPEVEAEIQAIENADLLIIATPVYRGSYPGLLKHLFDLVDINGLIDTPVLLAATGGSDRHALVLEHQLRPLFGFFQALTLPIGVYATEADFANYQIISEPLKARIRLAAERAAPLFGVSAKNLLKIA, encoded by the coding sequence ATGCCTAACGCGCTGCAAGTCGTCGTCGTTTCGGGAGGGGCGTACAGCCCTTCGCGCACTCTGGTTCTGGCCAAGGCCATTGTTGATGAGCTGCAAACCCGACTCACTCTCGAAACCCGCCTGATTGAACTGGGCAGCATTGCCCGGCAACTCGGTGGCGCCTTGTCGCGTCAGGAACTGAGCCCCGAGGTCGAGGCCGAGATTCAGGCCATTGAAAACGCCGACCTGCTGATCATTGCCACGCCGGTTTATCGCGGCTCCTACCCTGGCCTGCTCAAGCACCTGTTCGATCTGGTGGACATCAACGGCCTCATCGACACCCCGGTGCTGCTGGCCGCCACCGGTGGCAGCGATCGACATGCGCTGGTGCTCGAACATCAACTGCGCCCGCTGTTCGGGTTTTTCCAGGCGCTGACACTGCCGATTGGCGTGTATGCCACCGAAGCCGACTTCGCCAATTACCAAATAATCAGTGAGCCCTTGAAGGCTCGCATCCGCCTTGCTGCAGAACGTGCCGCGCCGCTGTTTGGCGTGTCTGCCAAAAACTTGCTGAAAATCGCTTAA
- a CDS encoding polyamine ABC transporter substrate-binding protein, translating into MSTMKRLLGATLCGLSLLACAVQAEQRELRVYNWADYILPSVPKDFAKDTGIKVTWDTFDTNESLEAKLLTGNSGYDLVVPSNQFLDTQIKAGVFQKLDKSKLPNWQHQDPALLKLLETNDPGNQYAVPYMVGTVLIGFNPAKVKAALGENAPVDSWDLVFKPENMEKLKSCGVAMLDSPSEILPLALHYLGLDPNSQNPDDYEKAKALMLKIRPYVTYFNSAKYMTDIANGDICVAIGYSGSFYQFGNRAKEAGNGVVVDWRLPKEGAPIWFDTFAIPKSAKNVEEAHEFLNTLLEPKVIASISDFLGYPNANKDSMPLINKEITGNPNLTPTPEALKSLYVVQPLPQKLERVRTRTWTSIKSDK; encoded by the coding sequence ATGAGCACTATGAAACGCTTACTCGGCGCCACGCTATGTGGGCTATCGCTACTGGCCTGCGCGGTGCAGGCCGAGCAGCGCGAACTGCGGGTGTATAACTGGGCGGACTACATTTTGCCGTCAGTGCCCAAAGACTTTGCCAAGGACACCGGGATCAAAGTGACATGGGATACCTTCGACACCAACGAATCGCTGGAAGCCAAGCTGCTGACCGGCAACTCGGGTTATGACCTGGTGGTGCCGTCCAATCAGTTCCTGGACACCCAGATCAAGGCTGGGGTTTTTCAAAAGCTGGACAAGTCCAAACTGCCCAACTGGCAACATCAGGACCCAGCTTTGCTCAAACTGCTGGAGACCAATGACCCCGGCAACCAGTACGCGGTGCCATACATGGTCGGCACGGTGTTGATCGGTTTCAACCCGGCCAAGGTCAAGGCGGCGCTGGGTGAGAATGCCCCGGTGGACAGCTGGGACCTGGTGTTCAAGCCCGAGAACATGGAAAAGCTGAAATCGTGCGGCGTGGCAATGCTCGATTCACCTTCGGAAATCTTGCCGCTGGCGTTGCACTATCTGGGGCTGGACCCGAACAGCCAGAACCCGGATGACTATGAAAAAGCCAAAGCGCTGATGTTGAAGATTCGTCCTTACGTCACCTACTTCAACTCAGCCAAATACATGACCGATATTGCCAATGGTGATATTTGCGTGGCGATTGGTTACTCAGGCAGCTTCTACCAGTTTGGCAATCGGGCCAAGGAAGCGGGGAATGGGGTCGTAGTGGATTGGCGCTTGCCGAAAGAAGGCGCGCCGATCTGGTTTGATACCTTCGCCATCCCAAAAAGCGCGAAAAATGTCGAAGAAGCGCATGAGTTCTTGAATACGTTGCTGGAGCCTAAAGTCATCGCCTCGATCAGCGATTTCTTGGGTTACCCCAATGCCAACAAGGATTCGATGCCGCTGATCAATAAAGAAATCACTGGCAACCCGAACCTGACCCCGACACCTGAAGCGTTGAAATCGCTGTATGTGGTACAGCCACTGCCGCAGAAACTTGAGCGTGTGCGTACCCGGACATGGACCAGCATCAAGTCGGATAAATAA
- the alr gene encoding alanine racemase has translation MPFTRTLLALSLGMTLLQTPAFAAPPLTMTNGVAQVNTQDSNAWVEINKAAFEHNIQVLKNTLAGQSKICAVLKADAYGHGIGLLMPSIIATGVPCVGVASNEEARVVRESGYKGQLIRVRTAALSELEAALPYNMEELVGNLDFAVKASLIAEKHGRPLVVHLGLNSSGMSRNGVEMTTAQGRRDAVAITKVPNLEVRAIMTHFAVEDADDVRAGLKAFNQQAQWLMNVAQLDRSKITLHAANSFATLEVPESHLDMVRPGGALFGDTVPSHTDYKRVMQFKSHVASVNSYPKGNTVGYDRTYTLGRDSKLANITVGYSDGYRRAFTNKGIVLINGHRVPVVGKVSMNTLMVDVTDAPDVKSGDEVVLFGQQGKAEISQAEIEDINGALLADLYTVWGNSNPKVLIDK, from the coding sequence ATGCCCTTTACTCGCACCCTGCTCGCCCTCTCGTTGGGCATGACATTGCTGCAAACCCCGGCCTTCGCCGCACCGCCTCTGACAATGACCAATGGCGTCGCACAGGTGAACACCCAAGACAGCAACGCTTGGGTCGAAATCAACAAAGCTGCGTTTGAACACAATATTCAGGTGCTGAAAAACACCCTCGCCGGCCAATCGAAAATCTGTGCCGTACTCAAGGCCGACGCCTACGGTCACGGGATTGGCTTGCTGATGCCATCGATCATCGCCACCGGCGTGCCTTGCGTGGGTGTCGCGAGCAACGAAGAAGCCCGTGTAGTCCGTGAAAGCGGCTATAAAGGCCAGTTGATCCGCGTGCGCACCGCCGCCCTGAGCGAGCTGGAAGCTGCACTGCCGTACAACATGGAAGAGTTGGTCGGCAACCTCGATTTCGCGGTCAAGGCCAGTCTGATTGCCGAAAAACACGGGCGCCCGCTGGTGGTGCACTTAGGCCTGAACTCCAGTGGCATGAGCCGCAACGGCGTGGAAATGACCACCGCGCAAGGTCGTCGCGATGCCGTAGCAATCACCAAAGTTCCGAATCTGGAAGTACGGGCGATCATGACCCACTTCGCCGTTGAAGACGCCGACGACGTGCGCGCCGGGCTCAAGGCGTTCAATCAGCAGGCGCAGTGGCTGATGAACGTTGCCCAACTGGACCGCAGCAAAATCACCCTGCATGCCGCCAACTCGTTCGCCACCCTGGAAGTGCCGGAGTCGCACCTGGACATGGTCCGCCCTGGCGGCGCGCTGTTCGGTGACACCGTGCCTTCGCACACCGACTACAAACGCGTGATGCAGTTCAAATCCCACGTGGCGTCGGTCAACAGCTACCCCAAAGGCAACACCGTAGGTTACGACCGCACCTACACCCTGGGCCGCGACTCGAAACTGGCCAACATCACCGTTGGCTACTCCGACGGCTATCGCCGCGCGTTTACCAACAAAGGCATTGTGCTGATCAACGGCCACCGCGTACCCGTGGTGGGCAAAGTCTCCATGAACACCCTGATGGTGGACGTGACCGATGCACCCGACGTGAAAAGCGGCGATGAGGTGGTGCTGTTCGGCCAGCAAGGCAAGGCTGAAATCAGCCAGGCCGAGATAGAGGACATCAACGGCGCGTTGCTGGCTGACCTCTACACCGTGTGGGGCAACTCCAACCCGAAAGTGCTGATCGATAAATAA
- a CDS encoding acyl-CoA dehydrogenase family protein, with protein sequence MHDLELTEEQVMIRDMARDFARGEIAPHAQAWEKAGWIDDALIAKMGELGLLGMIVPEEWGGTYVDYVAYALAVEEISAGDGATGALMSIHNSVGCGPILKYGSQAQKETWLAELASGQSIGCFCLTEPQAGSEAHNLRTRAELRDGQWVINGAKQFVSNGKRAKLAIVFAVTDPELGKKGISAFLVPTATSGFIVDRTEHKMGIRASDTCAVTLNNCCVPEANLLGERGKGLAIALSNLEGGRIGIAAQALGIARAAFEAALGYARDRVQFDKAIIEHQSVANMLADMQTRLNAARLLILHAARLRSAGKPCLSEASQAKLFASEIAEFVCSKAIQIHGGYGYLEDYPVERYYRDARITQIYEGSSEIQRMVIARELKNYLI encoded by the coding sequence ATGCACGACCTCGAACTGACTGAAGAACAAGTGATGATCCGCGACATGGCCCGTGATTTTGCCCGTGGCGAAATTGCGCCCCACGCTCAAGCCTGGGAAAAGGCTGGCTGGATCGACGACGCACTGATCGCCAAGATGGGCGAACTCGGACTGCTTGGCATGATCGTCCCTGAAGAATGGGGCGGCACCTATGTCGACTACGTGGCTTATGCGCTGGCGGTGGAAGAAATCTCTGCCGGTGATGGCGCTACTGGCGCACTGATGAGCATTCACAACTCGGTGGGCTGCGGCCCGATCCTCAAATACGGCAGCCAGGCGCAAAAAGAAACCTGGCTCGCAGAATTGGCCAGCGGCCAATCCATCGGCTGCTTTTGCCTGACCGAGCCGCAGGCCGGCTCCGAAGCGCACAACTTGCGCACTCGCGCCGAGTTGCGTGACGGCCAATGGGTCATCAACGGCGCCAAGCAATTTGTCAGTAACGGCAAACGCGCCAAGCTGGCCATTGTCTTCGCGGTAACCGATCCGGAACTGGGTAAAAAAGGCATTTCGGCGTTTCTGGTCCCCACCGCGACTTCTGGTTTTATCGTTGACCGAACCGAACACAAAATGGGTATTCGCGCCTCGGACACCTGCGCCGTAACGCTCAACAACTGCTGTGTGCCAGAAGCCAACCTGCTGGGTGAGCGTGGCAAAGGCCTGGCCATCGCCCTGTCTAACCTGGAAGGCGGACGCATCGGTATTGCCGCCCAAGCCCTGGGCATTGCCCGTGCAGCTTTTGAGGCAGCGCTGGGATACGCCCGCGACCGTGTTCAGTTCGACAAAGCCATCATTGAGCACCAAAGCGTGGCCAACATGCTGGCCGACATGCAAACCCGCCTGAATGCTGCCCGCCTGCTGATCTTGCACGCCGCGCGCTTGCGCAGCGCGGGCAAGCCGTGCTTGTCCGAAGCCTCGCAAGCCAAATTGTTTGCGTCAGAAATAGCCGAGTTTGTGTGCTCCAAAGCGATCCAGATTCATGGCGGCTATGGCTACCTTGAGGACTACCCGGTGGAGCGTTACTACCGCGACGCGCGAATCACCCAGATCTATGAAGGATCGAGTGAGATTCAACGCATGGTGATTGCTCGAGAGCTGAAGAACTATCTGATCTGA
- a CDS encoding enoyl-CoA hydratase/isomerase family protein: MTAQVSSSPTQHVEPPHSTVLAEVRNHIGHLTLNRPSGLNAIDLPMVRSLQQHLNTWAQDTDIKAVVLRGAGEKAFCAGGDIRSLYDSYKNNDTLHTIFFEEEYALDLTLHHYAKPVLALMDGYVLGGGMGLAQGSDLRLITERSRLAMPEVAIGYFPDVGGSYFLTRTPGQMGTYLGVSGVQIRASDALYCGLADWYTDSSKLAELDQSLDNLQWQQSPLEDLKSLLASFAVHTLPDAPLATLRPLIDEAFALNSVPDIVSHLRTVTAPEYREWATETANLLETRSPLGMAVTLEMLRHGRTLDLQQCFALELHLDRQWFDRGDLIEGVRALIIDKDKTPHWNPPTLHELDSAHVASFFTDFKQSGV, encoded by the coding sequence ATGACTGCTCAGGTTTCATCCTCACCGACACAGCATGTCGAGCCGCCCCACAGTACGGTACTGGCCGAGGTCCGTAACCACATTGGCCACCTGACTCTGAATCGTCCCAGCGGCCTTAACGCGATAGATCTGCCAATGGTCCGCAGCCTGCAACAGCATCTCAATACCTGGGCCCAAGATACCGATATCAAAGCAGTCGTGTTGCGTGGCGCAGGCGAAAAGGCCTTTTGCGCAGGCGGCGACATTCGCTCGCTGTACGACAGTTATAAAAACAATGACACCCTGCACACAATCTTCTTTGAAGAGGAATACGCCCTCGACCTGACCCTTCATCACTATGCCAAACCGGTGCTCGCACTGATGGATGGCTACGTGCTGGGCGGCGGTATGGGTCTGGCACAAGGCTCAGACCTGCGCCTGATTACCGAACGCAGCCGCCTGGCCATGCCAGAAGTGGCGATTGGTTATTTCCCGGACGTGGGCGGCAGTTATTTCCTGACGCGCACCCCCGGCCAAATGGGCACGTACCTGGGCGTCAGCGGCGTGCAGATTCGTGCCAGCGATGCGTTGTATTGCGGGTTGGCTGACTGGTACACCGACAGCAGCAAACTGGCTGAGCTGGACCAAAGCCTCGATAACCTCCAGTGGCAGCAATCGCCGCTCGAAGATCTCAAGTCCCTGTTGGCCAGCTTTGCCGTACACACCTTGCCCGATGCCCCACTGGCCACACTTCGACCGCTGATTGATGAGGCGTTCGCCCTCAACAGCGTGCCCGACATCGTCTCCCACTTACGCACGGTGACCGCGCCTGAATACCGCGAATGGGCCACCGAGACCGCCAACCTGCTGGAGACCCGCTCGCCGTTGGGCATGGCCGTCACACTCGAAATGCTTCGTCACGGCCGCACACTTGATCTGCAACAGTGCTTCGCCCTCGAACTGCACCTGGACCGTCAGTGGTTTGATCGCGGCGACCTGATCGAAGGCGTGCGGGCGCTGATCATCGACAAGGACAAAACACCACACTGGAATCCACCAACCCTGCATGAACTCGATTCGGCGCATGTCGCGAGCTTCTTCACAGACTTCAAACAGAGCGGAGTTTGA
- a CDS encoding 3-hydroxybutyrate dehydrogenase — translation MSLKGKTALVTGSTSGIGLGIAQSLAKAGADLILNGFGDASKVIAELQQLGGKVGHHPADVSDPAQIADMITYAEREFGGLDILVNNAGIQHVASVEEFPVERWDSIIAINLSSVFHSTRLALPGMRKRGWGRIVNIASVHGLVGSVGKAAYVAAKHGVIGLTKVVGLETATSNITCNAICPGWVLTPLVQKQIDQRISQGIDPYQAQHDLLAEKQPSLEFVTPPQLGELVLFLCSEAGSQVRGAAWNVDGGWLAQ, via the coding sequence ATGAGCCTTAAAGGTAAAACTGCCTTGGTTACCGGTTCCACCAGCGGTATTGGCCTGGGCATTGCCCAAAGCCTGGCCAAGGCTGGCGCCGATCTGATACTCAACGGTTTTGGCGACGCCAGCAAAGTCATTGCCGAACTGCAACAATTGGGTGGGAAGGTTGGCCACCACCCGGCAGATGTCAGCGACCCCGCGCAAATCGCCGACATGATCACTTATGCCGAACGCGAGTTTGGCGGCCTCGACATTCTGGTCAATAACGCCGGCATTCAACACGTGGCCAGCGTCGAAGAGTTCCCGGTAGAGCGCTGGGACTCAATCATCGCAATCAACCTGTCCTCGGTCTTCCACAGCACTCGCCTCGCCCTGCCCGGCATGCGCAAACGCGGCTGGGGCCGTATCGTTAACATCGCCTCGGTACACGGACTTGTCGGATCGGTCGGCAAAGCGGCCTACGTCGCCGCCAAACACGGCGTAATCGGTTTGACCAAAGTCGTGGGCCTCGAAACCGCCACCAGCAACATCACCTGCAACGCCATTTGTCCCGGCTGGGTATTGACCCCTCTGGTCCAAAAGCAGATTGACCAGCGCATCAGCCAAGGCATTGATCCGTATCAAGCGCAGCACGACCTGCTGGCCGAGAAACAACCTTCGCTAGAGTTCGTTACCCCACCGCAACTGGGCGAACTGGTGCTGTTCTTGTGCAGTGAAGCTGGCAGTCAGGTACGCGGCGCAGCCTGGAATGTCGATGGCGGATGGCTGGCGCAATAA
- a CDS encoding peptidylprolyl isomerase, with product MAKATARHILVASEAKCNELKAQIEGGADFAEVAKANSTCPSSRQGGDLGSFGPGQMVKEFDTVVFSAPINVVQGPVKTQFGYHLLEVTSRQD from the coding sequence ATGGCTAAAGCCACTGCCCGTCATATCCTCGTTGCCAGCGAAGCCAAGTGCAACGAACTGAAAGCACAAATCGAAGGCGGCGCTGATTTCGCCGAAGTTGCCAAGGCTAACTCCACTTGCCCATCCAGCCGTCAAGGCGGCGACCTGGGCTCTTTCGGTCCAGGCCAGATGGTTAAAGAATTCGACACCGTGGTTTTCAGCGCGCCAATCAATGTCGTGCAAGGTCCGGTTAAAACCCAGTTCGGTTACCACCTACTGGAAGTCACCAGCCGCCAGGACTAA